Genomic segment of Agrobacterium larrymoorei:
TGGGATAATGGAAAGCCACGTTCTCGAAGCGCGCTTCGCCGCGCGGCGGAGTGGGCAGAGACACGGGAGCGGCAGGGTTTTCGACCGGAGATTTTTCCGCAAGCAGTTCGGACAGACGTTCGGCAGCGCCGCCTGCCTGCGCCAGTTCGCCCCAGACTTCCGACAGTTGGCCGAGCGAACTTGCGGCAATGACCGCATAAAGAACGAACTGACTGAGCGTGCCACCCGAGATGGTGCCCGTCAGCACGCCATGCGCGCCGTACCAGAGGATGGCGACCACGCTGCCGAAGACGAGGCTGATTGCGACAGCGGTCAAGATGGCGCGGGCGCTGATGGCCGCGCGGGCGCCGCGATAGGCTTTCTCGACGGCGTCGTTATAACGCGAATTTGCCAGCTGCTCGGCGTTGAACGACTGAATGGTGCGGCTTGCCGAGATCGTTTCCGACGCGAAGGCTGAAGACGCGGCAAGCGTATCCTGCGTGGTTCTGGAGCGCGAACGCACGGAGCGACCGAAGGCGATCAGCGGGAAAACGATGAGCGGTATGGCAAGAAGCGCCAGGCCCGCAAGGCTGGGGCTGGTATAGACCATCATCACCACCGCGCCCAGACAGAGCAGGATATTGCGCAGGGCAACCGAGGCGGAGGAGCCGAAGGCGGAGCGGATCTGCACCGTATCGGCGGTGAGACGCGAGGTGAGTTCGCCGGAGTGATTGGTGTCGAAAAAGGCCTGCGACAGCGAGGTGAGATGGGCGAAAACATCGCGCCGCACATCGGCTACGACGCGTTCCCCGATCGTCATCACATAATAGTATCGCATGGCGCTGGCCAGCGCGAGGACGACGGCAATTGCCAGCAACATGGCGAAATAGCTGTTGATCATCGCCCCATCGGAGGCTTCGAAACCGTGGTCGACGATGCGCCGCACGGCAAGTGGCAGCGCCAGTGTGGTGGCGGAAGACAGGATGAGCGCGGAGAGGGCGGCGGCAACCAGACCCCGGTAACGCTTCAGATAGGGAAACAGGCTCTTGAGCGGCTTCAGCGTTTTGCGACCTGCCGATTTCTGTTCCTGAAACTCTGCCACCTCGAATACCTCTGCTTATCGTCAAGACACAGCCGAAGCTTTATCACGAACGAGATCTGCTTCTTTGACATATGTCATAAATATAGGCTCTACGCAGTGTGAAGCCATCCACCGGCAGGCACTTGTTATCTTGGCGCCCTTCATGTATAGGCTCCGCATCAAATTGGAAAGCCATGGCCGCGAGGGCTGGGTTTCATTTATTCAATGGGCTCAGTTGACGCAATTGCGGCAAATGGTCCGCACGTCACTTACGCAGGAAGTTTGTCATGAAGGCTCAAATCCATCCAGACTATCACATGATCAAAGTTGTCATGACCGATGGTACCGAATACGAAACCCGCTCCACCTGGGGTTCCGAGGGCGCAGTAATGAACCTCGAAATCGACCCTAAGTCCCATCCGGCCTGGACTGGTGGCAACCAGCAGCTGATGGACCGCGGCGGCCGCGTTTCCAAGTTCAACAAGCGCTTCGGCGGCCTCGGCCTCTAATCCGCTTGGATATGGAATGCAAAAAAACCCTGGAGCGATCCGGGGTTTTTTGTTGTTTTAAGTGTAATTTTCTACCCCCGTTCCTGTGACAAGCACAGGGATGAGGGTGGCAATTGAAGCGCTAAAACAAAAAAGCAGGCCTAAGCCTGCTTCTTTAAAATCATCGATGTAGCGAAATCAGTTGCTGGTGAAGGCGGTGCGCAGCAGGTTGAGCTGGGCCTGAACGCTGTTCTCATTGTCTGGAACCTTCGCCTCGGAGGGGCGATAGATTTCGCGGTCGAGGAGGGCGACGCGGTTCTGGAGGCGCAGCGAGCGTTCCACCAGTTCGCGGAAGGATTCCGGCAGGTCGTGCCAGCCCGGTGCGTTGCGGTCGACGTTGAAGTTGTCGAGGCGCACCTTGTTCTTTTCGCTGATGACCTGATCGCGGGTCATTTCGCCGTTGTTGACAGCGCGCTGGAGCAGCAGCCAGGAGGCCATCTGCATGAGGCGCGTGGTGAGGCGCATGGATTCCGCTGCATAAAGAACCGAGGCCATGCGCGGCAGCACCTTGGAGGCTGCGCGGCCAGAGCCGTCGAGGTAGCTTGCCGTTTCTTCTACAAGGCCCATACCCTCCGTGTAGAGGGTCTTGAATTGGTTCGACGCAGCAGCGCGGCCAGCAAAGCTGATGGTATTCAAAGCCTGTTCCGACATTTCTTTATATCCCTGCTCACGCATAATACTATCAGGCAACGGGATTAGCGGGTTAATTGTTCCGGCCTGTCTGTATTTTCAGGATGATATCAATAGCGCAAATGCGCAAGCTGATTATTAAAGAAAGGTTAATACCCACAGTTTTGGATATTGTATGGCAGGGCAAAAAAAGAGCCGCAAAAGCGGCTCTCAAGGTAAAACAGGGAGAAAAATCAGACCAATTCGCCGATAGGAGAAACTGCCTGAGGTTCAGAAGAACTGAACGTGTATAGTAATCTCTCAGAAAGCTTAATATTGCGTTAATGGTAAACGAAAAACTGACCCGCGTCGTAACGTTAATGAAAATGCACAAGCATCATCGCGCTCTGAAAAGGT
This window contains:
- a CDS encoding ABC transporter transmembrane domain-containing protein, which gives rise to MAEFQEQKSAGRKTLKPLKSLFPYLKRYRGLVAAALSALILSSATTLALPLAVRRIVDHGFEASDGAMINSYFAMLLAIAVVLALASAMRYYYVMTIGERVVADVRRDVFAHLTSLSQAFFDTNHSGELTSRLTADTVQIRSAFGSSASVALRNILLCLGAVVMMVYTSPSLAGLALLAIPLIVFPLIAFGRSVRSRSRTTQDTLAASSAFASETISASRTIQSFNAEQLANSRYNDAVEKAYRGARAAISARAILTAVAISLVFGSVVAILWYGAHGVLTGTISGGTLSQFVLYAVIAASSLGQLSEVWGELAQAGGAAERLSELLAEKSPVENPAAPVSLPTPPRGEARFENVAFHYPKGTDKPILSDLSFNVAAGETVAIVGPSGAGKSTVFSLLMRFYDPQSGRITVDGTDIRSVTLDDLRSRLAIVPQDVAIFASSIHDNIAFGRPNATREEVRAAALAAQADGFIGKLSDGYDTIVGERGVTLSGGQRQRIAIARAILRDAPILLLDEATSALDAESETLVQKALDDLISKRTTIVIAHRLATVLKADRILVMDEGRIIEEGSHQSLIRQGGLYAKLARLQFETGSDDVVPLVKSV
- the rpmE gene encoding 50S ribosomal protein L31 — its product is MKAQIHPDYHMIKVVMTDGTEYETRSTWGSEGAVMNLEIDPKSHPAWTGGNQQLMDRGGRVSKFNKRFGGLGL
- a CDS encoding DUF1465 family protein, whose protein sequence is MSEQALNTISFAGRAAASNQFKTLYTEGMGLVEETASYLDGSGRAASKVLPRMASVLYAAESMRLTTRLMQMASWLLLQRAVNNGEMTRDQVISEKNKVRLDNFNVDRNAPGWHDLPESFRELVERSLRLQNRVALLDREIYRPSEAKVPDNENSVQAQLNLLRTAFTSN